One genomic segment of Nocardioides cavernaquae includes these proteins:
- a CDS encoding ribose-phosphate diphosphokinase, which produces MTAYTKTTEKNLMVFNGRAHPDLGHAVAAELGVHVVPTSAYDFANGETYVRYEESVRGCDAFVIQSHTAPINSWIMEHLIMVDALKRASAKRITVVLPFWGYSRQDKKHRGREPISARLVADLFKTAGADRIITVDLHADQLQGYFDGPVDHLMALPILADYIKEKYGDQELAVVSPDAGRIKVAERWARRLGGVPLAFIHKTRRTDVANEVVANRVVGDVRGKICVLTDDMIDTGGTIVKAAEALMADGAAGVVIAATHAILSDPAVDRLKNSPAIEVVVTDTLPIADDRRFDKLTVLPIAPMLARAIRAVFEDGSVTSMFDGQA; this is translated from the coding sequence GTGACGGCATACACGAAGACCACCGAGAAGAACCTGATGGTCTTCAACGGTCGAGCGCACCCGGACCTCGGTCACGCGGTGGCGGCCGAGCTCGGCGTCCACGTGGTGCCCACCTCGGCCTACGACTTCGCCAACGGCGAGACCTACGTCCGCTACGAGGAGAGCGTCCGCGGTTGCGACGCGTTCGTCATCCAGAGCCACACCGCTCCGATCAACTCCTGGATCATGGAGCACCTGATCATGGTCGACGCGCTCAAGCGTGCCTCGGCCAAGCGGATCACCGTCGTGCTGCCGTTCTGGGGCTACTCGCGCCAGGACAAGAAGCACCGTGGCCGTGAGCCGATCTCGGCCCGTCTGGTCGCCGACCTGTTCAAGACCGCCGGCGCCGACCGCATCATCACCGTCGACCTGCACGCCGACCAGCTCCAGGGTTACTTCGACGGCCCCGTCGACCACCTGATGGCCCTGCCGATCCTGGCCGACTACATCAAGGAGAAGTACGGCGACCAGGAGCTCGCGGTCGTCTCCCCGGATGCCGGCCGGATCAAGGTCGCCGAGCGCTGGGCCCGTCGCCTCGGTGGCGTGCCGCTGGCGTTCATCCACAAGACCCGCCGCACCGACGTCGCCAACGAGGTCGTCGCCAACCGTGTCGTCGGTGACGTGCGCGGCAAGATCTGCGTCCTCACCGACGACATGATCGACACCGGCGGGACCATCGTGAAGGCCGCCGAGGCGCTCATGGCCGATGGTGCCGCGGGTGTGGTCATCGCGGCGACCCACGCGATCCTCTCCGACCCCGCTGTCGACCGGCTGAAGAACAGCCCGGCCATCGAGGTCGTCGTCACCGACACCCTGCCGATCGCCGACGACCGTCGCTTCGACAAGCTGACCGTCCTCCCGATCGCGCCCATGCTGGCCCGCGCGATCCGAGCGGTGTTCGAGGACGGCTCCGTCACCTCGATGTTCGACGGCCAGGCGTAG
- the glmU gene encoding bifunctional UDP-N-acetylglucosamine diphosphorylase/glucosamine-1-phosphate N-acetyltransferase GlmU — protein MSSNDLTVIVLAAGGGTRMKSKTMKVLHRIGGRSMIGHVLTAVSATEPTRVVAVVGTQREQVGPHVLEYAPAAVLAVQETQDGTGHAVRVAVECVGTPLSGTVLVVTGDTPLLRGSSLASFVEAHVESAAAVSVLTGIVPNPFGYGRIVRDSTGGVDAIVEEKDATPAQREIAEINSGILAFDAAFLSEALGQLTNDNANGEYYLTDTVKIARAAGRPVAAHPVEDVRETEGANDRAQLAELGRVLNQRIVTQWMKDGVTIMDPATTWIESDVVLEPDVTILPGTQLLGATVVREDAVIGPDTTLEDCEIGAGARVVRTHGQLAVIGMEATVGPFSYLRPGTVLGAAGKIGAFVETKNAQIGNRSKVPHLSYVGDAEIGEDSNIGAGTIFANYDGKKKHRTKIGSRTKTGSNNTFIAPVEIGDDAMTGGGTTVRSDVPSGALAVSSGPQRNLEGWTGRNDADC, from the coding sequence GTGAGCAGCAACGACCTGACCGTCATCGTCCTGGCCGCTGGCGGCGGCACCCGGATGAAGTCCAAGACCATGAAGGTGCTGCACCGCATCGGCGGCCGCAGCATGATCGGCCACGTCCTCACCGCGGTCTCGGCGACGGAACCGACGCGGGTGGTCGCGGTGGTCGGCACGCAGCGTGAGCAGGTCGGTCCGCATGTGCTCGAGTACGCCCCCGCCGCAGTGCTCGCGGTGCAGGAGACACAGGACGGCACCGGCCACGCGGTCCGCGTCGCCGTCGAATGCGTCGGCACGCCGCTGAGCGGGACCGTCCTCGTGGTCACGGGCGACACGCCGCTGCTGCGTGGCTCGTCGCTGGCCTCGTTCGTCGAGGCCCACGTCGAGAGTGCTGCTGCCGTCAGTGTTCTGACCGGCATCGTGCCGAACCCGTTCGGCTACGGCCGCATCGTGCGCGACTCGACCGGCGGCGTCGACGCGATCGTCGAGGAGAAGGACGCCACGCCTGCGCAGCGGGAGATCGCAGAGATCAACTCCGGGATCCTGGCCTTCGACGCGGCCTTCCTGAGCGAGGCCCTCGGCCAGCTCACCAACGACAACGCCAACGGCGAGTACTACCTCACCGACACGGTGAAGATCGCCCGCGCCGCCGGCCGTCCGGTCGCCGCGCACCCGGTCGAGGACGTGCGGGAGACCGAGGGCGCCAACGACCGAGCCCAGCTCGCCGAGCTCGGGCGGGTGCTCAACCAGCGCATCGTCACGCAGTGGATGAAGGACGGCGTCACGATCATGGACCCGGCCACCACCTGGATCGAGTCCGACGTGGTGCTCGAGCCCGACGTCACGATCCTGCCGGGCACGCAGCTCCTCGGTGCCACCGTCGTCCGTGAGGATGCCGTGATCGGTCCGGACACGACGCTCGAGGACTGCGAGATCGGAGCAGGGGCTCGCGTCGTACGCACGCATGGGCAGTTGGCTGTCATCGGCATGGAGGCGACTGTCGGGCCGTTCTCCTACCTGCGCCCCGGCACCGTGCTCGGTGCCGCCGGCAAGATCGGCGCCTTCGTCGAGACCAAGAACGCCCAGATCGGCAACCGCTCCAAGGTGCCGCACCTCTCCTACGTCGGCGACGCGGAGATCGGCGAGGACTCCAACATCGGGGCCGGCACGATCTTCGCCAACTACGACGGCAAGAAGAAGCACCGCACGAAGATCGGCAGCCGCACCAAGACCGGCTCCAACAACACCTTCATCGCGCCCGTCGAGATCGGTGACGACGCGATGACAGGCGGCGGCACGACCGTGCGCAGCGACGTACCTTCGGGTGCTCTGGCAGTGTCGTCCGGGCCGCAGCGCAACCTCGAAGGCTGGACCGGGCGCAACGACGCAGATTGTTGA
- a CDS encoding acyltransferase family protein yields MRPTPATDGFRPDIQALRALAVGGVVVFHLWPGALPGGYVGVDVFFVISGFLITGHLLRERAVEGRVHVGHFWARRARRLLPASLLVLLVCTIATVTLVPAPLRLQNLREIAASALYSENWRLALDSVDYLAEENSSSLVRHFWSLSTEEQFYLVVPLLLLAVFAIARRARPERAVAVALGAVVVLSLAYSIWLTETTPGVAYFSTFTRAWEFAAGGLLAAADPRLPTKLLRPAALPARVRAVAVPGTIAWVGIGLVAAAYVAFSGQTAFPGWAAALPVVGTALALWAGPASALARIGAWAPVALVGRVSYAIYLWHWPPIILMPLVTGHDLTHVEKVAIAVTTVAVAWFSTKYVEEPVRFAPRLRGSRTAIAVSAVGVVVVAGLAQGAATAQKRDDERLASTVERFKASPPRCLGAQSRDAALAPCVNHDLDGLLVPQPAVAASDDENRARCWGMERDQARVCTVVAPKDYTRTILTVGDSHANTLIGVYEKVGRAHGWRVMSAGLGGCYLTEAEQLQPSAAHAATCRAWKESVLDWAGTNTPDAVIVTHSSGDRTVVAPADQMEKVTVDGMVAAWERLPDVPVIAIVDNPKVPRDTQVCVDRDHATANERCSVPRSIAFSRFDGQAEAVKRFPRATLVDLSDFYCDETMCPPVIGHVLVYRDASHVTGTWAATLTPYIDRAVSAVMR; encoded by the coding sequence GTGCGCCCGACTCCTGCGACCGACGGATTCCGACCGGACATCCAGGCCCTGCGCGCCCTCGCCGTTGGCGGGGTCGTCGTCTTCCACCTCTGGCCTGGAGCCCTGCCCGGCGGCTACGTCGGTGTCGATGTCTTCTTCGTGATCAGCGGCTTCCTGATCACCGGCCACCTGCTGCGCGAGCGGGCGGTCGAGGGCCGCGTGCACGTCGGGCACTTCTGGGCACGACGGGCCCGCCGGCTCCTGCCCGCGTCCTTGCTGGTGCTGCTGGTCTGCACCATCGCGACCGTGACCCTCGTGCCTGCCCCGCTCCGCCTGCAGAACCTGCGCGAGATCGCGGCGTCGGCGCTCTACTCCGAGAACTGGCGTCTCGCGCTCGACTCGGTCGACTATCTCGCCGAGGAGAACAGCTCCTCGCTGGTGCGCCACTTCTGGTCGCTCTCCACGGAGGAGCAGTTCTACCTCGTCGTTCCCCTGCTCCTGCTCGCCGTCTTCGCGATCGCCCGCCGCGCACGCCCCGAGCGCGCCGTCGCGGTCGCACTCGGCGCAGTGGTGGTGCTCTCGCTCGCGTACTCGATCTGGCTCACGGAGACCACGCCCGGCGTCGCCTACTTCTCGACCTTCACCCGCGCCTGGGAGTTCGCCGCGGGCGGCCTCCTCGCGGCGGCGGACCCCCGTCTCCCGACGAAGCTGCTGCGCCCGGCAGCCCTCCCGGCACGGGTGCGCGCTGTCGCAGTTCCCGGCACGATCGCCTGGGTCGGCATCGGCCTCGTCGCCGCGGCGTACGTCGCGTTCTCGGGGCAGACCGCGTTCCCGGGGTGGGCGGCGGCGCTGCCGGTTGTCGGCACGGCGCTCGCGCTCTGGGCCGGCCCCGCCTCGGCGCTCGCACGGATCGGGGCGTGGGCGCCTGTGGCGCTGGTCGGCCGGGTCTCCTACGCGATCTACCTGTGGCACTGGCCGCCGATCATCCTGATGCCTCTCGTGACCGGTCACGACCTCACGCACGTCGAGAAGGTCGCCATTGCCGTCACGACGGTCGCCGTGGCCTGGTTCTCGACGAAGTACGTCGAGGAGCCGGTGCGGTTCGCGCCCCGTCTGCGTGGCTCGCGCACAGCCATCGCCGTCAGCGCGGTCGGCGTCGTCGTGGTGGCTGGCCTGGCTCAGGGTGCCGCGACCGCGCAGAAGCGTGATGACGAGCGGCTCGCCTCGACCGTGGAGCGTTTCAAGGCGTCACCGCCCCGTTGCCTGGGTGCCCAGTCGCGCGATGCCGCGCTGGCGCCCTGTGTGAACCACGACCTCGACGGCCTGCTCGTGCCGCAGCCCGCAGTGGCTGCCAGCGACGACGAGAACCGTGCGCGTTGCTGGGGCATGGAGCGTGACCAGGCCCGCGTCTGCACCGTGGTCGCGCCGAAGGACTACACACGCACGATCCTGACCGTCGGCGACTCGCACGCCAACACGCTGATCGGGGTCTACGAGAAGGTCGGTCGCGCACACGGCTGGCGGGTGATGTCGGCAGGGCTGGGCGGCTGCTACCTCACCGAGGCCGAGCAGCTGCAGCCGTCCGCTGCGCACGCCGCCACGTGCCGCGCATGGAAGGAGTCGGTCCTCGACTGGGCCGGCACGAACACCCCGGACGCCGTGATCGTGACGCACTCGTCCGGCGACCGGACCGTCGTGGCGCCCGCGGACCAGATGGAGAAGGTCACCGTCGACGGGATGGTCGCGGCGTGGGAGCGGCTCCCGGACGTGCCGGTCATCGCGATCGTCGACAACCCCAAGGTGCCGCGCGACACGCAGGTCTGCGTGGACCGCGACCACGCCACGGCCAACGAGCGCTGCTCCGTGCCGAGGTCGATCGCCTTCAGCCGGTTCGACGGCCAGGCCGAGGCCGTGAAGCGCTTCCCGCGCGCGACCCTCGTCGACCTGTCCGACTTCTACTGCGACGAGACGATGTGCCCACCGGTGATCGGGCACGTGCTGGTCTACCGCGACGCCTCACACGTGACGGGCACCTGGGCGGCCACGCTCACGCCGTACATCGACCGGGCGGTCAGCGCAGTGATGCGCTGA